The genomic stretch CTGATGGAGGACGGGCGGCTGGTCTGCAAGGAGGACTACGAGACCGCCAAGCAGAACGGTAGGCCCCCCGAAAGGGCTACGAGGCAGGACATCACAGCACGGGGTGGCCGTGGGTCATGTCACCGGCGTTGGACCTGTGGGAAGGGGTCATTCTGGGGCAACTGTTTTTGGGGACCTGTTCCTCAGCGGTGTGGGCGGGAGGTTTGGGCTTGCTTGTGCTGCTGTGGTCGGGGCTGGTACCGGCTCTTTTGCTTGCAGACGACTCGGAGGCGGGCGCTAAGCGGCCCCGGACCACAATCACGGCCAAGCAGCTGGAGACGCTGAAGAACGCCTACAAAAATTCCCCCAAGCCCGCCCGGCACGTGCGGGAGCAGCTCTCCTCCGAGACAGGGCTCGACATGAGGGTGGTGCAGGTGAGGCCACGGGGATGTCCCTCTCCACCCTGCCCCTAGCAAAGAGGGACACAGGGGTCCCActggggtgctgggctgcaggggtgctgggttgCAGGGCTGCCAGGCTTCAGGGGTTGCAggggtggcagggctggcaggggtaCCTGGGTTGCAGGAGCGCTGGCATGCAGGGGTGCTGGCATGCCAGGATGCATGGGTGCTGGCATGCTGGGTTGCAGAGGTTCTGTGGTGCGTAGATGCTGGCATGTGGGGTTGCAGAGGTGCTGGGTTGCATGGGTGTGCAGGAGTTGGGTAGCACAGAGGCTGGCGTGCTGGGTTGCATGGGTGCTGGCGTGGGGTTGCAGGGTGGCAGAGGTGCAGGGATGTGCAGAGGTCCTGGGATGTAGGGGTGCCAGGGTGCTGGCATGCTGGCTTGCATGGGTGCTCTTAtgctggggtgctgggttgCAGGGGTGCCATCAAGGTCCCCGTTTGTCCCCAGGTGTGGTTCCAGAACCGCCGGGCCAAGGAGAAGCGGCTGAAGAAGGACGCGGGGCGGCATCGCTGGGGGCAGTTTTACAAGAGCGTCAAGCGGAGCCGTGGGGGTGGcaagctggagaaggagagcTCGGCCGAGGACTGCGGTGTCAGCGACAGCGAGCTCAGCTTCCGCGGTGAGCGGGGTGccggcggggggcaggggggccgcGGGGGTCCCCCCTGCACTGACCCCCCacctctgctctccctcctctccccggcAGAAGACCAGATCCTCTCTGAGCTCGGCCACACCAACAGGGTTTACGGCACCGTGGGGGACGTGGCAGGCGGACAGTTGCTGAATGGCAGCTTCTCCATGGAGGGGACGGGACAGTCGTACCAGGACTTGCGGGACGGCAGTCCCTACGGCCTCCCCCAGTCGCcgtcctccatctcctccctgcCATCCCACCCGCCCTTGCTCAATGGGCTGGACTACGCCATGGACGgcagcctggggctggtggCCCACGGGGCGCAGGGGGTGAGTCAGACGCTGCGGGCCATGGCCGGGGGGGGCCCCACCTCTGACATCTCCACGGGGAGCAGCGTCGGGTACCCAGACTTTCCCACCAGCCCGGCCTCCTGGCTGGACGACATGGATCACCCCCCTTTCTAAGCGCCGCTCGaccccctcccccggcccccctcgctcccccccagcccgcaAGCGCAGCACGGAGGGCGCCCGCCGGTGCTTGACCTTTCTGAGATTTCCCATGGGAATCGGCCCCGGAGGGCCGGCGGGAGAGGGGGCAGCGTCGGCGATGGCTGGGGGCGGCTGTGCCCAGGGCGGGGGGCACGGATGCCTTTGGGTGTAAGCACAAGAGAGGTGTTGGCACGTGGGACGCATGGCGAGGACCCcggcgcagggctggggcacggcGGGATGCGCGACGGCGTGAGCCGGCGGGAGGGAAGGACAATCAGGGATGTCAGAGTCCGTCCCGGCGCCCGTGCCAGCCCCGCACCGCTCCTGCCGAGCACCGCTGCTATTTTCAAGAGTTATTTTTCGATACGGAGTTGAAAGGCGACTTGGTGCTGCCCGGAGCCTCAGCAGAAAGAGAAGTCTATATTGTAGAAGGGTTTATTTTAGCGAGGCCAGGGACCTGTCCAGGCAGGGCCATCGCCCCTCTGCCCGGGGGCGATGCTGCCCGCTCCCGGTGTGCTGGGACGAAGCTGTCGGGTGGCAGCTGCGGGGCAGTGATTTATCCCCGGGCGCGCAGGAGTGCTTACAGTGCATCACTGCGGGTTTTACCTTGGTTGCGCGGCGGGGaggaatcagaaaagaaaaaaaaaagcctgcagcCTGAGATGCCCAAGGGCCAAGCTGGGCTGTGGAGGGGCTGGAATATGGAGAGGAGCCACTGCAAGTGCTGGGAAAGGGTGGGTGGGAGAGGGTGTGGAATGTTTGCTCTGAGGATAttgcaaaaaaatccccccaaaagagaggaaaaagggcaTTTCATCAGCTGCAGAAGCACCCACATGGTGGGAACtggaggggacagggtgggTGAGACCCCTGACATCAGCTGCCCACCTCCTCTGGTGCTGCGGGGCCAACAGAGCTGAGGGTGGGTGCAGGCACCCGGGGAGGACGGGGCTGGTTTTGGCAGACCCTGTGAGCCCCATGGGGTCTGCTCCTGGCCGGGCCCAACTAGCACCAGCCCCTTTCTCAACACTCACATCCCTGGGCTTGCGACCGCCACCTGCCcatctcccccccgccccagcttGCACCCCCACCTCGCCAGGCTGAAGGCATTCAGCCCGATGGATAAAATCCAGCTCCATGCTCGCTGCCTGGGGCgcctggctctgccctggcccCGCAGGGATTCCCTGGCCATGGGGTCCCCACCATCTCCCCCCCGGCTCTGGAGCAATGCTGATGATCCCAGGTTGCTCTTTCAGGGAGGGCTGGCGGTGGATCCAGTTAGCTGGCTGCGGccagaggctgggggagctccgaaaggaaagggcagaaaagaataaaaatgaaaaaataaatgccacACAAGAAAGCACATCACTGGtatgtccctgtcccccctaTCTGGGTGTGTTGGTGCTGCAGGAGTTGCCCCAGCTGCACCCAtgtgcccacccccccccccccccaaggttTGGGTGCTGCTTTGTGCCAAGCCCCCGGCCTCGCTGGGCACCGCAGGtggctggtggggagggggacgggggaGGCTGTGCCCGCTGGTCTCCGTCCCCCTTCGACAAGGCCAAACGCCCCCGCTCCCTTCGCTGTGTAAATTTTGTACAGTTCCGGAAAGTGAGAGTCTTGTTTCCTGGGcgataaaaaggaaaaaaaaaaaaaaaaaaaacccaacaaagaaaagataataataaaaaaaaatttcaaagaataaaactttatttattGCCATGTCTTTGGGGAGAAAGGAACCCCCAGTCCTCCCAGACTCGGGCCTGGGGCATTGCTTTTGTACCCTGCCTCCTGTGCGTTGGCATGAGATGTGTACGGTCACCCCCTCGCCTCGAGAGAAAGCGATGTCAAATAAACTCGGGATGCTCTTTAGCAGCTGCTGTCTTTGGGATTTTCTTCCTCAATGGGGCGGCAGCTGCCACCATTGGCGTCGCCTGCTCCAGCGCCATCGGCTGTTTGGGGTCAGGATCCCCTGGGACTTATGAGGAGCCGGCATCCCAGGGTGGGACAAGTGACACCGGTTTTCGTGGCCTGGCTTTTTGCGGACACGGAAAGGTGGGTGGGTTGGGGGTGGGCGTCTCCATCCCTGCCACATGGCACCCCAAGATACCCGCAGCTTTCTGCAAGGGGACCCACCGCCGTCACCCAGTCATACCACCGCAGCACCCAGCGGGCGCAGGTGAGATGGAAGAGCCATGTTGGGAGCGGGGGTGCAAGCCCCTCCATGGGCACCGGTGCATTGGCTTTCTatattttaatcattttaacatttaatgCTTCTCAATTAAAGTGATTTCGTGGAGTAGATGCCAGGCTTAGGTCGAATGCACATTAACCACTTTCTGTATCGGTAGTTAAAGGCACCGAGGGATTTAAACAGCAATCCACAAGGCTGCTGGGGAAAGGTTTGGCTGAATAAAGCAGATTATAAACAATAATATATGTCtttcttgttggttttttttttcaccctcctccctgcttttttttttttttttttttttttggaaaggctCCAACCTCACAAACAGACCTAAAGTGCTATAAACATCTCCAAGGCTGAGCGCTCAGCCCCCAAATGTGCTCTCTGAAAGCACGGGCATCGCGGCTACTGCTTTTCATCCCTGCTTTAAGagagattttttatttttattacccAGCCTGTCCATCAAGTCAGGCAGGGGCTGTGCATTGTGGCATTGCACAAGGGTGGCCTTGCTTGTCCCTAACCTTGATGCCACCATGTCCCCATCCTGAAGCCAGCggagcagctctgtgtgtgtagcACGCCAGCATTGGGGTTGGCATCTTTGCTTCATCCGCATCCGGATGCAAAAGTGACTGGCGTTGCTGTCAGCACCCGTTGCATTTTGACTGCACACGCTGTGGCTGTGATGAGACCAGGCACCGTCAGCCTGCAGGTCCCCTTGGCAGGGTGAGGGAGAGCAGAAGCCATTGCGGGTGCTTGCTCAAGGGTCGGGGGGGCTGTTGCATTGCTTCCATCGAATAAGCATCGCCCCACAGGGACCCTCAATGTTGAAACCTGGCATTTGCTGCACAGCGTTAATGTTTATCAGCAGCTTGTTTCATGCATCTCTGCATCCaagctccctgcctgcttgtTTCACCAGCCCCTTGTCACAACTGGGCAGCAAAAGTGTCCCCCAACACAGAGGGGCTGCGAACAGATACACaagatgtattttattcttGCCATCCATGCTCCAGCTGGGAGGCAGTTTCTTTGGGAGGCTCAGAGGGAGCAGGCTTCAGGCTCAAGTTTCCTACTGACTTCAGAAAAAGCCCCaaagggacttttttttcccaaaacatgGAAAGCACtactgcagctcccca from Pelecanus crispus isolate bPelCri1 chromosome 5, bPelCri1.pri, whole genome shotgun sequence encodes the following:
- the LHX4 gene encoding LIM/homeobox protein Lhx4, coding for MMQSSALAAEGAVKGLPEILGVPVQQIPQCAGCNQHILDKFILKVLDRHWHSSCLKCADCQMQLADRCFSRAGSVYCKEDFFKRFGTKCTACQQGIPPTQVVRKAQDFVYHLHCFACIICSRQLATGDEFYLMEDGRLVCKEDYETAKQNDDSEAGAKRPRTTITAKQLETLKNAYKNSPKPARHVREQLSSETGLDMRVVQVWFQNRRAKEKRLKKDAGRHRWGQFYKSVKRSRGGGKLEKESSAEDCGVSDSELSFREDQILSELGHTNRVYGTVGDVAGGQLLNGSFSMEGTGQSYQDLRDGSPYGLPQSPSSISSLPSHPPLLNGLDYAMDGSLGLVAHGAQGVSQTLRAMAGGGPTSDISTGSSVGYPDFPTSPASWLDDMDHPPF